In Kitasatospora sp. NA04385, a single genomic region encodes these proteins:
- a CDS encoding metal-sensitive transcriptional regulator — protein MTTTDTTGTDTAPEAACHGAAAATGPHGYSGEKEAHLKRLRRIEGQIRGLQRMVDEDVYCIDILTQVSASTKALQSFALSLLEEHLRHCVAAAAAAEDGGEELNAKVAEASAAIARLLRT, from the coding sequence ATGACCACCACCGACACCACGGGCACCGACACCGCTCCGGAGGCGGCCTGCCACGGTGCCGCCGCGGCCACCGGGCCGCACGGCTACAGCGGCGAGAAGGAGGCGCACCTCAAGCGGCTGCGCCGGATCGAGGGGCAGATCCGCGGGCTGCAGCGGATGGTCGACGAGGACGTGTACTGCATCGACATCCTCACCCAGGTGTCCGCCTCCACCAAGGCGCTGCAGTCCTTCGCGCTCTCCCTGCTGGAGGAGCACCTGCGGCACTGCGTCGCCGCCGCGGCCGCCGCGGAGGACGGCGGCGAGGAGCTGAACGCCAAGGTCGCCGAGGCCAGCGCCGCCATCGCGCGGCTGCTGCGCACCTGA
- a CDS encoding bifunctional lytic transglycosylase/C40 family peptidase codes for MVLRKARLAGAATVVLAIGFVGVVTLGTYAAGGVPGRSSARNPGLSGGTVPAAYRDQIQKWGALCPEISAPMLAAQLYQESGFDPQAKSPAKAYGMAQFLEATWATYGTDGDGDGRRDIWNAYDAIASAATYDCALARDVDKVPGDRQANMLAAYNAGPYAVIEHNGIPPYRETQGYVRSIQSLAKSFTAPVDPGAQPALSREAAGAIWFAQSKLGTDYLWGGTGQTWEDGRFDCSGLTKAAYESVGIVLPRVANDQWYAGPHPSRDQLRPGDLVFFANDLGDPRTIHHVGIYVGGGYMIDAPHTGAKVRYDTIDQKDYIGATRVTPDGAAALPNRNPNDGTITKSGAPVVS; via the coding sequence ATGGTGCTCCGGAAAGCTCGGCTGGCGGGTGCCGCGACGGTGGTGCTCGCGATCGGTTTCGTCGGCGTCGTGACGCTCGGCACGTACGCGGCCGGCGGCGTCCCCGGCCGCTCCTCCGCCCGCAACCCCGGCCTGTCCGGCGGGACGGTCCCGGCCGCCTACCGGGACCAGATCCAGAAGTGGGGCGCGCTCTGCCCGGAGATCTCCGCGCCGATGCTGGCCGCCCAGCTCTACCAGGAGAGCGGCTTCGACCCGCAGGCGAAGAGCCCGGCGAAGGCGTACGGGATGGCCCAGTTCCTGGAGGCCACCTGGGCCACCTACGGGACGGACGGCGACGGCGACGGCCGGCGGGACATCTGGAACGCCTACGACGCGATCGCCTCCGCCGCCACCTACGACTGCGCGCTGGCCCGGGACGTGGACAAGGTGCCCGGCGACCGGCAGGCCAACATGCTGGCGGCGTACAACGCCGGTCCGTACGCGGTGATCGAGCACAACGGGATCCCGCCGTACCGGGAGACCCAGGGCTACGTGCGCAGCATCCAGTCGCTGGCGAAGTCCTTCACCGCGCCGGTCGACCCGGGCGCGCAGCCGGCGCTGTCCCGGGAGGCGGCCGGGGCGATCTGGTTCGCGCAGAGCAAGCTGGGCACCGACTACCTGTGGGGCGGCACCGGACAGACCTGGGAGGACGGGCGGTTCGACTGCTCGGGCCTGACCAAGGCCGCGTACGAGAGCGTCGGCATCGTGCTGCCCCGGGTCGCCAACGACCAGTGGTACGCCGGACCGCACCCGTCCCGGGACCAACTGCGGCCCGGTGACCTGGTGTTCTTCGCCAACGACCTGGGGGACCCGCGCACCATCCACCACGTCGGCATCTACGTCGGCGGCGGGTACATGATCGACGCCCCGCACACCGGGGCGAAGGTGCGCTACGACACCATCGACCAGAAGGACTACATCGGGGCGACCCGGGTCACCCCGGACGGGGCCGCCGCGCTGCCCAACCGGAACCCGAACGACGGCACCATCACCAAGAGCGGGGCCCCGGTCGTCAGCTGA